The genome window AGACCTCCTCCGGGCGCAGGCCCATCGCCACGATCATGCGATCGAGGAGCTTGCCCGCTGCACCCACAAAGGGCAGCCCCTGCAGATCCTCGTCGCGTCCGGGTCCCTCGCCCACCAGCAAGAGGCGAGCCGAGGGATCCCCTCGCGCGAACACGCTTTGGGTGCGCCCCTTGGCGAGGTCGCAGCGTGTGCAAGCCGTGACCTCCTCTTCCAGGGCCCCGAGCGCTCGACCTCGTGACGTTACGGTTGCTCGCGACCCGGACGGATCCACAGCGCGATTGCCCGCGGTGCGCGTGACCGCCAGACCAACCAGACCGAGCTCGAGTTCGTCCTCCAGGAGCGCGATCGCCTGATCGATCAACTCGGCGAGCTGCCTACGTTCGGTGGGTACCTGTTTCGGCATGTGGACGTTTTGATTCGTACTCCGTAAACTGCCGGCGAAGCGCTAGCGTGCGCGACCAGCACGACTTACGGTCCGTCCAAGAATAGCACACCACCGATTGACTCCAGAGCCACGGGATTGATAGCCTATCCGAGCCAAGTGTTAGAGGTTACAGAGGAAATTCGAGGTGAATGGTGGCGTCTCAGGCACGTGTGATCGCACACGGAGCGACCCATGTTGGAATGAAGCGGGGCCACAACGAAGACAGCTTCGCGGTACTCAACAACCAGCACCTGTACTTGGTAGCCGACGGCATGGGCGGCCACGCCTCCGGCGAGGTCGCCAGCAAGATGGCTATAGACACGGTTCGCGACTTCTTTGACGCGACCGCGGACGACCCCGATTCCACGTGGCCCTACAAGATGGACAAGACTCGGGGCTACGAAGAAAACCGGCTGATCACCGGGGTGAAGCTTGCCAACCTCCGCATCTTCGAGGCCTCCCAGCGAGAGAGCAAGCGCCGTGGCATGGGCACGACCGTGGTGGCGCTGCTGGTCATGCGAGAGGGCTGCCTCATAGGACACGTAGGCGACTCACGCGTCTACCGCCTGCGCGAGGGTGCCCTGACACAGTTGACCGAAGACCATTCCCTGCTCAACGACTACATCAAGATGAAACAAATGAGCGCGGAGGAGATCGCGAACTTCCCTCACAAGAACGTGATCGTTCGTGCTTTGGGTATGCGCGACACTGTCAAGGTAGATACGCTCATCGACTCCCCGCAGCCGGGGGACTTGTACGTCCTGTGCACCGACGGCCTGAGCGGGCCTGTGAAGGACGACAGGATTGCCCAGATCTGCACCTCGACTACCGATCTGAAGACGATGAGCGGAAGCCTCATCGACAGCGCCAACGGCAACGGCGGTCCCGACAACGTCACCGTCGTGGTGGCGAAGTGGATGGGGCAGGGCTAGGGGGCCCCGGCCGCCGTCTTTCCCGAGGGCGTGAGGATGCTGTCCTGCGCCGCCTCGTTGACCGTGGTGTGGGGCCAAACCACAACACGTCGAAGCCGAACCGGGCCAACATTGGCGTGCGCCCCAACCACCACTTGGTGGAGCACCGCCTCCGGATCGACGTTGGCGTTGGGGTGGCAGATCGCGCCTTCGTGAGGCGGGTCTACGCCCCTGAAGCGCAGGCGACCGCTCGCCAGATCGCTGTTGGCTTGCAGGTAGCCCGCGAGATCGCCTGCATCACGCCACGGGCCCAGGTCCATTGCCGACATCACGATCTCGCCCCGGTCAAGCCATTCCCGGTAGGCCGTGCGTACGATGCACCCCTGCGCAGGCAGTGCCCCCCACGCTCGAGCGTCCAGGATATGGTAGCCAGCGAACACCACGCGGCGAAGCGGCTTCGTTGCAGCCTCGGGACGGCCCAACAGACGTCTCACGCGTCCGTGGTGGTCCACCTCGACCGAACCGTAGTCTTGACCGAGGTTCGCACGACGCACGATCATGGTCGCGA of Pseudomonadota bacterium contains these proteins:
- a CDS encoding Stp1/IreP family PP2C-type Ser/Thr phosphatase, whose translation is MVASQARVIAHGATHVGMKRGHNEDSFAVLNNQHLYLVADGMGGHASGEVASKMAIDTVRDFFDATADDPDSTWPYKMDKTRGYEENRLITGVKLANLRIFEASQRESKRRGMGTTVVALLVMREGCLIGHVGDSRVYRLREGALTQLTEDHSLLNDYIKMKQMSAEEIANFPHKNVIVRALGMRDTVKVDTLIDSPQPGDLYVLCTDGLSGPVKDDRIAQICTSTTDLKTMSGSLIDSANGNGGPDNVTVVVAKWMGQG
- a CDS encoding NDP-sugar synthase — translated: MRGMLLAAGYGTRLAPLTDALPKPVIPVANRPMGWFALDHLARSGVTDLVANTHHLPEVVQEQLSAVCPEGASLRFVHEPVLLGTGGGISNALRPQAGETLVVANSDVLFAPDLQAALSLHRRTGAIATMIVRRANLGQDYGSVEVDHHGRVRRLLGRPEAATKPLRRVVFAGYHILDARAWGALPAQGCIVRTAYREWLDRGEIVMSAMDLGPWRDAGDLAGYLQANSDLASGRLRFRGVDPPHEGAICHPNANVDPEAVLHQVVVGAHANVGPVRLRRVVVWPHTTVNEAAQDSILTPSGKTAAGAP
- a CDS encoding uracil-DNA glycosylase; the protein is MPKQVPTERRQLAELIDQAIALLEDELELGLVGLAVTRTAGNRAVDPSGSRATVTSRGRALGALEEEVTACTRCDLAKGRTQSVFARGDPSARLLLVGEGPGRDEDLQGLPFVGAAGKLLDRMIVAMGLRPEEVYICNVVKCRPPHNRTPLANEAAACLPFLARQIELVGPDMIVALGRCAANNLGCAPPVGPWRGIWREWHGIAVMPTYHPAYLLRSPEFKRTVWSDLKKVMHRLGLA